From the genome of Salvelinus alpinus chromosome 19, SLU_Salpinus.1, whole genome shotgun sequence, one region includes:
- the LOC139545624 gene encoding ras-related protein Rab-27B-like, whose product MTTDWDYDYLIKLLSLGDSGVGKTTFLYRYTDNKFNRKFTTTVGIDFREKRVTYLGTGSNGTTEKTFKVHLQLWDTAGQERFRSLTTAFFRDAMGFLLMFDLTNQQSFLNVRNWMSQLQANAYCDSPDIVLVGTKADLKDLRDVQGTQARDLADRYCVPYFETSSATGDEVDQAVTTLLDLVMRRMEQNTEGPVSEAANGSAVINKVAETSTSRKCAC is encoded by the exons ATGACGACTGATTGGGATTATGACTACCTGATCAAGCTCTTGTCGTTAGGGGACTCTGGAGTGGGGAAGACCACTTTCCTCTACAGGTACACCGACAACAAGTTCAACCGCAAGTTCACCACCACAGTGGGAATAGACTTCAGGGAAAAGAGAGTG ACGTATTTGGGCACTGGCTCTAATGGAACGACAGAGAAGACTTTTAAAGTGCACCTACAGCTCTGGGACACAGCAGGGCAAGAGAG GTTCAGAAGTCTCACTACAGCCTTCTTCAGAGACGCAATGGGCTTCCTTCTTATGTTTGATCTGACCAATCAGCAGAGTTTTCTGAATGTCAGGAACTGGATGA GTCAGCTACAGGCAAATGCCTATTGTGACAGTCCAGACATAGTCTTAGTTGGCACCAAAGCAGACCTCAAAGACCTGAGAGATGTACAAGGAACACAAGCCAGGGACCTGGCGGACAGATATTG TGTCCCCTACTTTGAGACGAGTAGTGCCACAGGGGATGAGGTAGACCAGGCAGTGACCACTCTGCTGGACCTGGTGATGAGGCGCATGGAGCAGAACACAGAGGGGCCTGTGTCAGAGGCTGCCAATGGGAGCGCAGTCATTAACAAAGTGGCCGAAACCTCCACCAGCAGGAAGTGTGCCTGTTAG